A window of Mytilus edulis chromosome 10, xbMytEdul2.2, whole genome shotgun sequence contains these coding sequences:
- the LOC139491988 gene encoding steroid 17-alpha-hydroxylase/17,20 lyase-like, giving the protein MLSSVISTLNIQAVLVGLVVVLIVYKLRQRWKYNLPPGPFCWPLIGSYEVIQAKFLHEIFVKYAKKYGPVFTVSAGPYHMVVLNDINSVTEALVKSKADFADRPFIHSAHMLTEGSKDLVFAKYTPTWKLHRKIAVKALRQYMAGNRLEEVLHASMNICLPLMAKENGAFNPANYIDLMVFNILNGVCFGKSVEVDDPEFIKLMKIINEMLEMSGKGFVEDMFPIMFKIWTTYKYRTSNNMNNELISIIKRKFEEHEETFDLDNIRDFTDSLILARKEAEQEENEEILSQLSDTHLRQTLIDIFTAGIETSTITLGFAVRYMAGLPDIQSKVQEEIDRVVGKDRLPTVKDRENLSYTEATLHEAMRLGTATPVGVPHSTLCDTRVGGYDVPKDTMVMINHWALHNDPNQWKDVNKFDPTRFLDENGKLGNKQDSWFPFSAGRRGCLGESVAKPELHLIFATIMQKFKITLPEGTNPKIELAGSGAVALPAPYKVILKERNIL; this is encoded by the exons ATGTTGAGTTCAGTTATATCAACGTTGAATATCCAGGCAGTTCTAGTTGGTTTAGTAGTTGTACTTATTGTATACAAACTCAGACAAAGATGGAAGTATAATCTCCCTCCAGGACCATTTTGCTGGCCTCTGATTGGAAGTTATGAAG TTATCCAAGCCAAATTtctacatgaaatatttgtaaaatatgcGAAAAAGTATGGACCAGTGTTTACTGTTAGTGCAG GACCTTATCATATGGTTGTTTTAAACGATATCAACAGCGTCACAGAAGCATTGGTCAAAAGCAAAGCTGATTTTGCTGACAGACCATTCATTCATTCAG CTCACATGTTAACGGAAGGAAGTAAAGATCTAGTTTTTGCTAAATATACACCAACATGGAAACTGCACAGAAAAATTGCAGTAAAGGCATTAAG GCAGTATATGGCAGGAAACCGTTTAGAGGAAGTTTTACATGCTTCAATGAACATATGTTTACCTTTAATGGCAAAAGAAAATGGAGCATTTAACCCAGCAAATTACATAGATTTAATGGTGTTCAATATTCTTAATGGTGTGTGTTTCGGCAAAAG TGTTGAAGTAGATGATCCAGAGTttataaaattgatgaaaattatcAATGAAATGCTTGAAATGTCAGGAAAAGGTTTTGTTGAAGATATGTTCCCCATCATGTTTAAAATATGGACAACTTATAAGTACAGAACAAGCAACAACATGAATAATGAGCTCATCTCTATCATCAAAAGAAAATTCGAAGAACACGAAGAAACATTTGATTTAG ACAATATTAGAGATTTTACTGATTCCTTGATACTGGCAAGAAAAGAAGCAGAACAAGAAGAGAACGAGGAAATATTATCCCAGCTATCTGACACACATCTTAGACAAACTTTAATCGATATTTTTACTG CTGGTATCGAAACATCGACAATAACATTAGGTTTTGCGGTACGTTACATGGCTGGGCTACCAGATATCCAGAGTAAAGTTCAGGAAGAAATAGACAGAGTCGTTG GAAAAGACAGACTACCAACTGTTAAAGACAGAGAAAATCTCAGCTATACAGAAGCTACATTACATGAAGCTATGAGACTTGGTACAGCTACTCCAGTAGGTGTTCCTCATAGTACACTTTGTGACACACGAGTTG GCGGGTATGATGTTCCAAAGGATACGATGGTTATGATTAATCACTGGGCACTTCACAATGATCCTAACCAATGGAAAGACGTGAATAAATTTGATCCGACACGCTTCCTGGACGAAAATGGAAAACTTGGTAATAAACAAGACAGCTGGTTTCCATTTTCAGCAGGCAGACGTGGATGTTTAGGGGAATCTGTTGCTAAACCAGAACTTCATCTGATTTTTGCAACAATTATGCAAAAGTTCAAGATTACATTACCTGAGGGAACCAATCCTAAAATAGAACTAGCTGGATCAGGTGCTGTTGCACTACCTGCTCCGTATAAAGTCATTcttaaagaaagaaatattttataa